In Sphingobacteriaceae bacterium, the following proteins share a genomic window:
- a CDS encoding 1-deoxy-D-xylulose-5-phosphate reductoisomerase, whose translation MEEKKRIAVIGSTGSIGTQALEVIKEHPDLFEAEVLVANSNSELLIKQALEFNPNAVVIADESKYAEVKAALVPHDIKVFAGAKAVEQIVEMDTIDLVLASIVGYAGLASTINAIKHKKNIALANKETMVVAGELVTKLALENAVNIYPVDSEHSAIFQCLAGEWENKVEKIYLTASGGPFRGKDKNFLSSVKKEQALKHPNWVMGAKITIDSASLMNKGLEVIEAKWLFNLKPEQIDVIVHPQSIVHSLVQFEDGSLKAQMGLPDMKLPIQYAMTYPQRIKNNFPRFNFLNYPTLTFEKADMSVFPNLGLAYEAMKKGGNVPCALNAANEIAVQAFLEDKIGFLQMSDIIEKVLEKTAFIKSPDYAAFIATDKETREIAVHYCKS comes from the coding sequence ATGGAAGAGAAAAAACGCATTGCCGTTATTGGAAGCACAGGAAGTATTGGCACCCAAGCATTAGAAGTAATTAAAGAACATCCCGATCTTTTTGAAGCAGAAGTTCTGGTTGCCAATTCAAACTCGGAATTACTAATTAAACAAGCATTGGAATTTAATCCAAATGCCGTTGTAATTGCCGATGAATCAAAATACGCAGAAGTAAAAGCCGCGTTAGTTCCGCACGACATCAAAGTTTTTGCAGGAGCGAAGGCCGTTGAACAAATTGTAGAGATGGACACGATTGATCTTGTGCTGGCAAGTATTGTGGGTTACGCAGGTTTGGCAAGTACAATCAATGCCATTAAGCATAAAAAAAATATTGCACTTGCTAATAAAGAGACCATGGTTGTTGCTGGAGAACTGGTAACAAAACTTGCACTTGAGAATGCGGTGAATATTTATCCGGTAGACAGTGAGCACTCGGCCATCTTCCAATGTCTTGCCGGTGAGTGGGAAAATAAAGTAGAGAAAATCTATTTAACGGCCAGTGGGGGGCCATTTAGAGGTAAAGACAAAAACTTTTTATCGTCTGTAAAAAAAGAGCAGGCCTTAAAACATCCCAACTGGGTAATGGGTGCAAAAATCACCATTGACTCTGCAAGCCTTATGAACAAGGGTCTGGAAGTTATTGAAGCAAAGTGGCTTTTTAATTTAAAGCCAGAACAAATAGATGTTATTGTTCATCCTCAAAGCATCGTGCACAGTTTGGTTCAGTTTGAAGATGGAAGTTTAAAAGCACAAATGGGTTTGCCTGATATGAAGCTCCCTATACAATACGCTATGACTTATCCTCAGAGGATAAAAAATAATTTTCCACGGTTCAACTTTTTAAACTATCCCACACTTACATTTGAAAAAGCAGATATGAGCGTGTTTCCTAATCTTGGACTGGCGTATGAAGCTATGAAAAAAGGAGGAAATGTACCTTGCGCTTTGAATGCAGCGAACGAAATTGCGGTACAGGCCTTTCTTGAAGACAAGATAGGATTTTTACAAATGAGTGATATCATAGAGAAAGTTCTCGAAAAAACAGCCTTTATAAAGTCACCTGATTACGCTGCATTTATTGCCACCGACAAGGAAACCAGGGAAATAGCGGTACACTATTGCAAATCATAA